One window from the genome of Nocardioides panaciterrulae encodes:
- the ligD gene encoding non-homologous end-joining DNA ligase, with translation MSTVPEPALATLSHDRFWEPGWIYERKLDGQRCLAVRDSRGTRLYSRSGRDVTVAFPEVAEALEQQAATDFVVDGEIVAFEGSRTSFARLQPRIHVSSAAKARRSGVAVWLYAFDLLQADEEDLTGLPLLERKRRLRALLTWEDPVRYTPHRVHAGEEWFSEICRRGWEGLIAKRADAAYATGRTDRWLKFKCEAGQELVVVGWTDPEGSRVALGALLLGHWDGTDLVYAGKVGTGFSQKVLRELHERLVPLERDDPPCTRGALPRAGVHWAEPELVAEIAFTEWTRAGQLRHPRYLGLRTDKPARDVVREAR, from the coding sequence ATGAGCACCGTGCCCGAGCCCGCGCTGGCGACGCTGAGCCACGACCGGTTCTGGGAGCCGGGATGGATCTACGAGCGCAAGCTGGACGGCCAGCGGTGCCTCGCCGTCCGCGACTCCCGCGGGACGCGGCTCTACTCCCGGTCCGGACGCGACGTGACCGTCGCGTTCCCCGAGGTCGCCGAGGCGCTGGAGCAGCAGGCCGCGACCGACTTCGTGGTCGACGGCGAGATCGTGGCCTTCGAAGGGTCGCGGACCAGCTTCGCGCGGCTGCAGCCGCGGATCCACGTCAGCTCCGCGGCGAAGGCGCGCCGCAGCGGGGTGGCCGTGTGGCTCTACGCGTTCGACCTGCTGCAGGCCGACGAGGAGGACCTGACCGGGTTGCCGCTGCTGGAGCGCAAGCGGCGGCTGCGCGCGCTGCTCACGTGGGAGGACCCGGTGCGTTACACCCCGCACCGGGTGCACGCGGGGGAGGAGTGGTTCTCCGAGATCTGCCGCCGGGGCTGGGAGGGCCTGATCGCCAAGCGCGCGGACGCGGCGTACGCCACGGGTCGGACGGACCGCTGGCTGAAGTTCAAGTGCGAGGCCGGCCAGGAGCTCGTCGTGGTCGGCTGGACCGATCCGGAGGGCTCGCGGGTGGCGCTGGGTGCGCTGCTGCTGGGCCACTGGGACGGGACGGACCTGGTGTACGCCGGCAAGGTCGGCACCGGCTTCTCCCAGAAGGTGCTGCGGGAGCTGCACGAGCGCCTGGTCCCGCTCGAGCGTGACGACCCGCCCTGCACCCGCGGCGCCCTTCCGCGCGCGGGCGTGCACTGGGCCGAGCCGGAGCTGGTCGCGGAGATCGCGTTCACCGAGTGGACCAGGGCGGGCCAGCTGCGGCACCCCCGCTACCTTGGGCTGCGGACCGACAAGCCGGCGCGCGACGTCGTCCGGGAGGCGCGGTGA
- the ligD gene encoding non-homologous end-joining DNA ligase: MSGEVEGVEVTHADKELFPAGDRGAAVTKEGLARYYADMAAVMLPHLRERPVNMQRFPDGIEGPGFYEKKVPSHFPDRVATVEVVTAERRQRQVVVDDVRTLVYLAQQACLTPHTWLSRVGDLDRPDQLVFDLDPSVEGLAEVRRATRLVGEILDELGLTSYLKTTGSRGYHVLVPLRAQEGFDEVRDFARSVASVLVAREPDLLTLEQRKDRRGDRVFVDVLRNGYGQTAVPAYAVRARPGAPVSTPLEWSELSRVEPDQHTIGSVRRRLAQRPDPWADLRRHAQGLGRARERLAALT; this comes from the coding sequence GTGAGCGGCGAGGTCGAGGGCGTCGAGGTCACCCACGCGGACAAGGAGCTGTTCCCGGCGGGGGACCGCGGGGCGGCGGTCACGAAGGAGGGCCTGGCCCGGTACTACGCCGACATGGCGGCCGTGATGCTGCCGCACCTGCGGGAGCGGCCAGTGAACATGCAGCGCTTCCCCGACGGCATCGAGGGCCCCGGGTTCTACGAGAAGAAGGTCCCCTCGCACTTCCCGGACCGGGTGGCCACCGTGGAGGTCGTGACCGCCGAGCGGCGACAACGGCAGGTGGTGGTCGACGACGTGCGCACGCTGGTCTACCTGGCCCAGCAGGCGTGCCTGACCCCGCACACGTGGCTCAGCCGCGTCGGCGACCTGGACCGGCCCGACCAGCTGGTCTTCGACCTCGACCCCTCGGTGGAGGGGCTGGCGGAGGTCCGCCGGGCGACCCGGCTGGTAGGGGAGATCCTCGACGAGCTCGGGCTCACGTCGTACCTCAAGACCACCGGCTCGCGCGGCTACCACGTGTTGGTGCCGCTGCGCGCGCAGGAGGGGTTCGACGAGGTGCGCGACTTCGCGAGGTCGGTCGCGTCGGTGCTGGTCGCCCGCGAGCCGGACCTGCTCACGCTGGAGCAGCGCAAGGACAGGCGCGGCGACCGGGTGTTCGTCGACGTGCTGCGCAACGGCTACGGGCAGACGGCGGTCCCGGCATACGCCGTGCGTGCGCGGCCGGGCGCCCCGGTCTCGACGCCACTGGAGTGGTCGGAGCTGTCACGGGTCGAGCCCGACCAGCACACGATCGGGTCGGTGCGCCGCCGGCTGGCGCAGCGCCCGGACCCGTGGGCCGACCTGCGACGGCACGCACAGGGCCTCGGCCGCGCGCGAGAGCGGCTCGCCGCGCTCACGTGA
- a CDS encoding DNA polymerase ligase N-terminal domain-containing protein — translation MADDLAAYRRKRDTDRSGEPSGRGSGGSEDGPVFVVQRHDASSLHFDFRLEIGGTLVSWAVPKGPSLDPRDKRLATRTEDHPLDYADFEGRIDQGYGAGTVVVWDTGHLENLTEKDGAPLALEDALAGGHLKVALHGQKLTGAFALTHTKMGGDDSNWLLVKVDDEGADRRRKPAKTQPESVLSGRTNEDLEE, via the coding sequence ATGGCCGACGACCTCGCGGCGTACCGCCGCAAGCGCGACACCGACCGCTCCGGCGAGCCGTCCGGACGGGGCAGCGGCGGCTCGGAGGACGGCCCGGTGTTCGTCGTCCAGCGCCACGACGCCTCGAGCCTGCACTTCGACTTCCGCCTCGAGATCGGCGGGACGCTGGTCTCGTGGGCGGTGCCCAAGGGGCCCTCGCTGGACCCGCGCGACAAGCGGCTGGCCACCCGCACCGAGGACCACCCACTGGACTACGCCGACTTCGAGGGCCGGATCGACCAGGGGTACGGCGCCGGCACGGTCGTGGTGTGGGACACCGGGCACCTGGAGAACCTCACCGAGAAGGACGGCGCCCCGCTGGCCCTGGAGGACGCGCTCGCCGGCGGCCACCTCAAGGTCGCCCTGCACGGGCAGAAGCTCACCGGGGCCTTCGCGCTGACCCACACCAAGATGGGCGGCGACGACAGCAACTGGCTGCTGGTCAAGGTCGACGACGAGGGCGCGGACCGGCGGCGCAAGCCGGCGAAGACCCAGCCGGAGTCGGTGCTGAGCGGGCGGACCAACGAGGACCTCGAGGAGTAG
- a CDS encoding rhodanese-like domain-containing protein: MDDGSAIERLLERCRRGMQRVAPAELEGELAAGALVVDTRPVEQRQRDGELPGAVVIDRNVLEWRLDPTSPHRIPEARAGRKVVVVCNEGYSSSLAAHTLRQLGLVDATDLEGGFQAWAAHSLPSRS, translated from the coding sequence GTGGATGACGGATCAGCCATCGAGCGCCTGCTCGAGCGGTGTCGTCGGGGCATGCAGCGGGTCGCGCCGGCGGAGCTGGAGGGCGAGCTCGCCGCGGGCGCGCTGGTCGTCGACACCCGCCCGGTCGAGCAGCGCCAGCGCGACGGCGAGCTGCCAGGGGCCGTGGTGATCGACCGGAACGTGCTGGAGTGGCGGTTGGACCCGACTTCCCCCCACCGGATCCCCGAGGCGCGGGCGGGTCGCAAGGTCGTGGTGGTGTGCAACGAGGGCTACAGCTCCAGCCTGGCGGCACACACGCTCCGGCAGCTCGGACTGGTCGACGCCACCGATCTCGAGGGCGGGTTCCAGGCATGGGCGGCCCACTCACTCCCGTCGCGGTCGTGA
- a CDS encoding HNH endonuclease signature motif containing protein: MEQLPPLAPTGAAGVVAAANVLVGQLDARLWAASPAEEIVEAVHEAERLRAHLAALEASLVAEVEARKIAKQTLAWGSTADWFTHAAGQQRTIGHRTVRQAPVLVGERTATHAALSRGEVSPEQAAVIVDAVDALPHDEALRARAEQVLLAEATRLDATALAVVGKKIAAVVDPDGEERRQQQKLDREERAAHLHRFLSITDDGAGGAWLKGRGTVEDAAVLKAALLPLTKPAPALDPDHPDEQVQTDPRDHGTRMWDALVQVAQHALGTDLPPECHGARPRLAVTTDLESLRTQLRPPAGRIDWTCLGETDPTAAVLAGYRCPGGVTEDGGHLSPGAVRRLACDADVIPVVLGTRGQVLDVGRANRLVTAALWTALVCRDAHCAFPGCTRPPVMCQAHHIHHWADGGPTSLPNLVLLCGHHHRVLHHTPWQVRLDPTDRRPEFRPPPRHGVEQAWIRSRPRRE; encoded by the coding sequence ATGGAGCAGCTGCCACCCCTCGCACCGACCGGTGCCGCCGGCGTGGTCGCGGCTGCCAACGTACTGGTCGGGCAGCTCGACGCGCGGTTGTGGGCGGCGAGCCCGGCCGAGGAGATCGTGGAGGCGGTCCACGAGGCGGAGCGGCTGCGCGCCCATCTCGCTGCGCTTGAGGCGTCGCTAGTGGCCGAGGTGGAGGCCCGCAAGATCGCCAAGCAGACGCTGGCCTGGGGATCGACCGCCGACTGGTTCACCCACGCCGCCGGCCAGCAGCGCACGATCGGGCACCGCACGGTCCGCCAGGCCCCGGTGCTCGTGGGCGAGCGGACCGCGACCCATGCCGCGTTGAGTCGTGGGGAGGTGTCGCCGGAGCAGGCGGCGGTGATCGTGGACGCGGTCGACGCGCTGCCCCACGACGAGGCGCTGCGCGCTCGCGCCGAGCAGGTGCTGCTGGCGGAGGCCACCCGGCTGGATGCCACCGCGCTGGCCGTGGTGGGCAAGAAGATCGCCGCGGTGGTCGACCCAGACGGCGAGGAACGCCGCCAGCAGCAGAAGCTCGACCGCGAGGAACGTGCCGCCCACCTGCACCGGTTCCTCTCGATCACCGACGACGGTGCGGGTGGGGCGTGGTTGAAGGGCCGCGGGACCGTGGAGGACGCTGCGGTCCTCAAGGCCGCCCTGCTGCCGCTGACCAAGCCCGCCCCCGCCCTCGACCCCGACCACCCCGACGAGCAGGTGCAGACCGACCCGCGTGACCACGGCACCCGGATGTGGGACGCCCTGGTCCAGGTCGCCCAGCACGCGCTGGGCACCGATCTGCCGCCCGAGTGCCACGGCGCCCGGCCCCGGCTGGCGGTCACCACCGACCTGGAGTCCCTACGCACCCAACTGAGACCACCGGCCGGGCGGATCGACTGGACCTGCCTCGGCGAGACCGACCCCACCGCCGCGGTGCTGGCCGGCTACCGGTGCCCCGGCGGGGTCACCGAGGATGGCGGCCACCTCTCACCCGGGGCGGTGCGGCGGCTGGCTTGCGACGCCGACGTGATCCCCGTCGTGCTCGGCACCCGCGGGCAGGTGTTGGACGTGGGCCGGGCCAACCGGCTGGTCACCGCCGCGTTGTGGACCGCCCTGGTCTGCCGCGACGCGCACTGTGCGTTCCCGGGCTGCACCCGGCCACCGGTGATGTGCCAGGCCCACCACATCCACCACTGGGCCGACGGCGGCCCCACCTCCCTGCCCAACCTGGTGCTGCTGTGTGGCCACCACCACCGGGTCCTCCACCACACCCCCTGGCAGGTCCGCCTCGACCCCACCGACCGGCGACCCGAGTTCAGACCCCCACCCAGACACGGCGTCGAACAGGCGTGGATCAGGTCACGACCGCGACGGGAGTGA
- a CDS encoding lysyl oxidase family protein, with the protein MPRHSWRNATRTLGLGLAASLTLAPLALLPQAADASAGTSPAAGTTAATGSPLRLWAPDKVTAYTYGSKRVWTDFGLRVIAQGVPFELWSTRADTYDGPITTVWRSADGDKTLDAGVMNSFNGLAHFIHVTMTPVKGGDVTTLDKTACLSGWSERVQPDAPATSPYPKSCWYNPFTLGSVQGIQAGWATPILGQTRPMRLPLGKYDVTASINQKYVDAFGLDAADASTSFRLVVDAGDGGNYRRLAQQHARRTAGDPAVRTTQHARVARPAAHRPTGAATTPADGPRPDLRPLPAWGIQVSRNGHFLQFAATVWNAGDSPLVVDGFRNGQENMDAYQYFFDGDGNQVGYQPVGSMEWDARPSHHHWHFEDFARYTLVTADGAGDISEKVRSKKEAFCLANTDAVDLTVKDADWNPENTDLSTSCGDLSSLSIREVLAAGWGDTYAQYRAGQSFRLTGLPSGKYFIAVTANPDGHLIESDTSNNQVLREVDLTRHKDGTYTVTVPQVGNVEESTRGF; encoded by the coding sequence GTGCCTCGTCACTCATGGCGCAACGCCACTCGCACTCTCGGTCTCGGGCTTGCCGCCTCGCTGACCCTCGCCCCGCTGGCCCTGCTCCCCCAGGCCGCCGACGCCTCCGCGGGCACCTCGCCCGCGGCCGGCACGACCGCCGCGACCGGTTCGCCGCTCCGGCTCTGGGCACCGGACAAGGTGACCGCCTACACCTACGGCAGCAAGCGCGTGTGGACCGACTTCGGACTGCGCGTGATCGCCCAGGGCGTGCCGTTCGAGCTGTGGTCCACCCGCGCCGACACCTACGACGGGCCGATCACGACCGTCTGGCGCTCCGCGGACGGCGACAAGACCCTGGACGCGGGCGTGATGAACAGCTTCAACGGCCTCGCGCACTTCATCCACGTCACGATGACTCCGGTCAAGGGCGGCGACGTGACCACGCTCGACAAGACCGCGTGCCTCAGCGGCTGGTCGGAGCGGGTGCAGCCGGACGCGCCGGCGACCTCGCCGTACCCCAAGTCCTGCTGGTACAACCCGTTCACGCTGGGATCCGTCCAGGGCATCCAGGCGGGCTGGGCGACCCCGATCCTCGGCCAGACCCGGCCGATGCGGCTGCCGCTCGGCAAGTACGACGTGACCGCCAGCATCAACCAGAAGTACGTCGACGCCTTCGGCCTCGACGCGGCCGACGCCTCGACGTCGTTCCGGCTCGTGGTCGACGCCGGCGACGGCGGCAACTACCGCCGCTTGGCCCAGCAGCACGCGCGTCGTACCGCCGGGGACCCGGCCGTCCGGACCACCCAGCACGCCCGGGTCGCCCGCCCGGCGGCCCACCGGCCCACCGGCGCCGCCACCACTCCCGCGGACGGCCCGCGTCCGGACCTGCGGCCGCTCCCGGCCTGGGGCATCCAGGTCTCTCGCAACGGCCACTTCCTGCAGTTCGCCGCGACGGTGTGGAACGCCGGCGACAGCCCGCTGGTCGTCGACGGCTTCCGCAACGGCCAGGAGAACATGGACGCCTACCAGTACTTCTTCGACGGCGACGGCAACCAGGTCGGCTACCAGCCGGTCGGCTCGATGGAGTGGGACGCCCGCCCCTCGCACCACCACTGGCACTTCGAGGACTTCGCCCGCTACACCCTGGTGACCGCGGACGGCGCCGGCGACATCAGCGAGAAGGTGCGCTCCAAGAAGGAGGCCTTCTGCCTGGCCAACACCGACGCCGTCGACCTCACCGTCAAGGACGCCGACTGGAACCCGGAGAACACCGACCTCTCGACGTCCTGCGGTGACCTGAGCTCCCTGTCGATCCGCGAGGTGCTGGCCGCCGGCTGGGGCGACACCTACGCGCAGTACCGCGCCGGCCAGTCGTTCCGGCTCACCGGGCTCCCGTCCGGCAAGTACTTCATCGCGGTGACGGCCAACCCCGACGGTCACCTCATCGAGTCCGACACCTCCAACAACCAGGTGCTGCGCGAGGTGGACCTCACGCGCCACAAGGACGGCACCTACACGGTGACGGTGCCGCAGGTCGGCAACGTCGAGGAGTCGACCCGGGGCTTCTGA
- a CDS encoding glutamate-5-semialdehyde dehydrogenase, which produces MAGEDTRNDVLEAARRARGASHGLALATRARKDAALHAMADGLLGAEAAVLAANAEDVRRAEEAGTPVNIVDRLRLTPDRLAAMAQGLRDVAGLPDPVGEVVRGGTLANGLELRQVRVPFGVVGMIYEARPNVTADAAGICLKSGNAVLLRGSSSARSSNAAIVEVLRAAAVATGLDADVVQLVPGDSHDSVKALMRARGLVDVLIPRGGAGLIRSVVEESTVPVIETGVGNCHVYVDQHADLDKALAIVVNAKTQRTSVCNAAESLLVHAEVADAFLPRVVAALQDAGVRIHGDDAFTAYDGVVPATEQDWGEEYLSLDISARVVPDLDEALRHIRRYSSQHSDAIVTEHQGTARRFVAEVDSAAVLVNASTRFTDGGEFGFGAEIGISTQKLHARGPMGLPEMTSTKYVVTGDGHVR; this is translated from the coding sequence ATGGCAGGTGAGGACACCCGGAACGACGTGCTCGAGGCGGCCCGCCGGGCCCGCGGGGCGAGCCACGGGCTGGCACTGGCGACCCGGGCCCGGAAGGACGCGGCCCTCCACGCGATGGCCGACGGCCTGCTGGGCGCCGAGGCGGCGGTGCTGGCCGCCAACGCCGAGGACGTCCGGCGCGCGGAGGAGGCCGGCACCCCGGTCAACATCGTCGACCGCCTCCGGCTCACGCCCGACCGGTTGGCCGCCATGGCCCAGGGGCTGCGCGACGTCGCCGGCCTGCCGGACCCGGTCGGGGAGGTGGTGCGCGGCGGGACGCTCGCCAACGGGTTGGAGCTGCGCCAGGTCCGGGTGCCGTTCGGCGTGGTCGGGATGATCTACGAGGCGCGACCCAACGTCACCGCGGACGCCGCCGGCATCTGCCTGAAGTCCGGCAACGCCGTGCTCCTGCGGGGCAGCTCCAGTGCCCGGTCCAGCAACGCCGCGATCGTCGAGGTGCTCCGGGCGGCCGCCGTCGCCACCGGCCTCGACGCGGACGTGGTCCAGCTGGTGCCCGGCGACTCGCACGACAGCGTCAAGGCGCTGATGCGCGCCCGCGGCCTGGTCGACGTGCTGATCCCGCGCGGCGGTGCCGGGCTGATCCGGAGCGTCGTGGAGGAGTCCACGGTGCCGGTGATCGAGACCGGCGTCGGCAACTGCCACGTCTACGTCGACCAGCACGCCGACCTCGACAAGGCGCTGGCGATCGTCGTGAACGCCAAGACCCAGCGCACCAGCGTCTGCAACGCCGCGGAGTCGCTGCTGGTGCACGCGGAGGTCGCCGACGCGTTCCTGCCCAGGGTGGTCGCCGCCCTGCAGGACGCGGGCGTGAGGATCCACGGCGACGACGCGTTCACGGCGTACGACGGGGTGGTCCCCGCGACCGAGCAGGACTGGGGCGAGGAGTACCTCTCCCTCGACATCTCCGCCCGGGTCGTCCCCGACCTCGACGAGGCGCTGCGCCACATCCGTCGCTACTCCAGCCAGCACTCCGACGCGATCGTCACCGAGCACCAGGGGACCGCCCGGCGGTTCGTCGCCGAGGTCGACTCGGCGGCGGTGCTCGTCAACGCCTCCACGCGGTTCACCGACGGCGGCGAGTTCGGCTTCGGCGCCGAGATCGGGATCAGCACCCAGAAGCTGCACGCCCGCGGCCCCATGGGGCTGCCCGAGATGACCTCCACCAAGTACGTCGTGACCGGCGACGGGCACGTGCGCTGA
- the nadD gene encoding nicotinate-nucleotide adenylyltransferase yields MEEPRVPGPRRVGVMGGTFDPIHNGHLVAASEVQAWFDLDEVVFVPTGDPWQKSHREVSPAEHRYLMTVIATAANPRFNVSRVDIDRSGPTYTIDTLRDLHAAMPDAELYFITGVDALTEIFTWRDAEELFELAQFVGCTRPGYGLDAATVASIPADRVTMVEIPALAISSTDCRDRTRRGEPVWYLVPDGVVQYIAKHHLYPPKPEQPE; encoded by the coding sequence GTGGAGGAGCCACGCGTTCCCGGCCCGCGCCGAGTGGGGGTGATGGGCGGCACGTTCGACCCCATCCACAACGGCCACCTGGTGGCCGCCTCGGAGGTGCAGGCGTGGTTCGACCTCGACGAGGTCGTCTTCGTGCCCACCGGTGACCCCTGGCAGAAGTCCCACCGGGAGGTCTCCCCGGCCGAGCACCGCTACCTGATGACGGTAATCGCCACCGCGGCCAACCCCCGGTTCAATGTCTCCCGCGTCGACATCGACCGCTCGGGTCCGACGTACACGATCGACACGCTGCGCGACCTGCATGCGGCCATGCCGGACGCCGAGCTCTACTTCATCACCGGCGTCGACGCGCTGACCGAGATCTTCACCTGGCGTGACGCCGAGGAGCTCTTCGAGCTCGCCCAGTTCGTGGGCTGCACCCGGCCCGGCTACGGGCTGGACGCCGCCACGGTTGCGTCGATCCCGGCCGACCGGGTCACCATGGTGGAGATCCCTGCGCTGGCGATCTCCTCGACCGACTGCCGCGACCGGACCCGCCGAGGCGAGCCGGTGTGGTACCTCGTGCCCGACGGCGTCGTCCAGTACATCGCCAAGCACCACCTCTACCCGCCCAAACCGGAGCAGCCTGAATGA
- the rsfS gene encoding ribosome silencing factor, with the protein MTATEHALELVRVAAHAASDKLATNIVAFDVSEQLAITDAFLLASASNERQVQAIVDEIEAKLREVGAKPIRREGERQGRWVLIDYGDVVVHVQHEEERQFYALERLWRDCPVIELPADVTSGGRG; encoded by the coding sequence ATGACCGCCACCGAACACGCCCTCGAGCTCGTCCGCGTCGCCGCGCACGCCGCCTCCGACAAGCTGGCGACGAACATCGTCGCCTTCGACGTCAGCGAGCAGCTCGCCATCACCGACGCCTTCCTACTCGCCTCCGCCTCCAACGAGCGCCAGGTCCAGGCGATCGTCGACGAGATCGAGGCCAAGCTGCGCGAGGTCGGCGCCAAGCCGATCCGCCGTGAGGGGGAGCGGCAGGGCCGCTGGGTCCTCATCGACTACGGCGACGTCGTGGTGCACGTCCAGCACGAGGAGGAGCGGCAGTTCTACGCCCTCGAGCGGCTCTGGCGCGACTGTCCCGTGATCGAGCTGCCGGCGGACGTGACGTCCGGCGGCCGCGGCTGA
- a CDS encoding histidine phosphatase family protein: protein MSSADQRSAVEIAETRGARRLVLLRHGRTAWNLEGRAQGHSDVPLDEAGHAQAAAAAPYVAALRPTAVWTSDLTRARQTASYVEAATGLVAATDPRLREYDVGLRAGLTMAEFAEKHPAEHDRWQAHLSWDVVPGAESDADVTARMVPALRECLAALGTGETGVVVAHGACLKVSLLALLGLPPEAEAALLHMDNCGWATLTEHRSGRVRLSSYNETAGGLPATP, encoded by the coding sequence GTGAGCTCGGCCGACCAGCGGTCCGCGGTCGAGATCGCGGAGACCCGAGGGGCACGCCGGCTGGTGCTGCTGCGCCACGGCCGGACCGCCTGGAACCTCGAGGGCCGCGCCCAGGGCCACAGCGACGTGCCGCTCGACGAGGCCGGGCACGCCCAGGCCGCCGCGGCCGCGCCCTACGTCGCGGCGCTGCGGCCGACGGCGGTGTGGACCAGCGACCTCACCCGGGCCCGCCAGACCGCGTCGTACGTCGAGGCCGCGACCGGCCTGGTCGCGGCCACCGACCCGCGGCTGCGGGAGTACGACGTCGGTCTCCGCGCCGGCCTGACGATGGCCGAGTTCGCCGAGAAGCACCCGGCCGAGCACGACCGGTGGCAGGCGCACCTCTCCTGGGACGTGGTGCCCGGGGCGGAGTCCGACGCGGACGTGACCGCCCGGATGGTGCCCGCGCTGCGGGAGTGCCTCGCCGCCCTCGGGACCGGGGAGACCGGGGTGGTGGTGGCGCATGGGGCGTGCCTGAAGGTGTCGCTCCTCGCGCTGCTCGGCCTGCCGCCGGAGGCCGAGGCGGCGCTGCTGCACATGGACAACTGCGGCTGGGCCACGCTCACCGAGCACCGCAGCGGCCGCGTGCGGCTGAGCTCCTACAACGAGACCGCCGGCGGTCTTCCGGCCACGCCGTAG
- a CDS encoding DUF3375 family protein produces the protein MEHDAIDALRERHPAWRLLRAGNGTLILSFLGTYFVEGNRGACPGSEVAAALDDHLYALDAALSDGREQARFPKAPRAYLEDWSATEAGYLRRFYPAGDDEVHYEVTPAFEKAYAWVESLRGRAFVGTESRLQTVVELLRQIVHGTEADPQARLAELRRRREEIDTEIAAVEAGEMAVLDETGVRDRYQQFAGTARELLSDFREVEENFRLLDRAARERIAAWDGSKGELLADLVGSRSDIAGSDQGRSFQAFYDFLLSEARQDELSDLLGRVAGLSMVEADRRLRSIHHDWAEAAERAHRTVRQISEQLRRFLDDQVWLENRRVLDLVRAVETTALEVRDDPPGFGLEVEVPGLGIVLPFERPLYEPPAAADVESLIPPATEEELAADLLFTQAFVDQVRLAGNIRAVLPERSSALLSDILEMYPIEQGAAEIVGYLALADDDLKIEMDDTEETLLDYPDPADPDRLKRARLPKVTVRRT, from the coding sequence GTGGAGCACGACGCGATCGACGCGCTGCGGGAGCGGCATCCCGCTTGGCGGCTGCTGCGGGCCGGCAACGGCACCCTCATCCTGTCCTTCCTCGGGACCTACTTCGTCGAGGGCAACCGGGGTGCGTGTCCGGGCAGCGAGGTGGCGGCGGCGCTCGACGACCACCTCTACGCCCTCGACGCCGCGCTCTCTGACGGGCGCGAGCAGGCCCGATTCCCGAAGGCTCCACGCGCCTACCTGGAGGACTGGTCGGCCACCGAGGCCGGCTACCTGCGCCGCTTCTACCCGGCCGGCGACGACGAGGTGCACTACGAGGTGACGCCGGCGTTCGAGAAGGCGTACGCCTGGGTGGAGTCGCTGCGGGGCCGAGCCTTCGTGGGCACCGAGTCACGGCTGCAAACGGTCGTGGAGCTGCTGCGCCAGATCGTGCACGGGACCGAAGCCGATCCGCAGGCGCGGCTGGCCGAGCTGCGGCGCAGGCGCGAGGAGATCGACACCGAGATCGCTGCGGTCGAGGCCGGTGAGATGGCCGTGCTCGACGAGACCGGGGTGCGCGACCGCTACCAGCAGTTCGCCGGGACCGCTCGCGAGCTGCTCTCCGACTTCCGCGAGGTCGAGGAGAACTTCCGGCTACTCGACCGCGCCGCCCGCGAGCGGATCGCCGCCTGGGACGGCTCCAAGGGCGAGCTGCTCGCCGACCTGGTCGGGTCCCGCTCCGACATCGCCGGCTCCGACCAGGGCCGCAGCTTCCAGGCCTTCTACGACTTCCTGCTCTCCGAGGCGCGCCAGGACGAGCTGTCCGACCTTCTCGGGCGCGTGGCGGGGCTGAGCATGGTGGAGGCCGACCGGCGGCTGCGCAGCATCCACCACGACTGGGCGGAGGCTGCCGAGCGCGCCCACCGGACCGTGCGGCAGATCTCCGAGCAGCTGCGCCGCTTCCTCGACGACCAGGTGTGGCTGGAGAACCGTCGCGTGCTCGATCTGGTCCGCGCCGTCGAGACCACGGCGCTGGAGGTCCGCGACGACCCCCCGGGTTTCGGGCTGGAGGTCGAGGTGCCCGGGCTCGGGATCGTGCTGCCCTTCGAGCGGCCGCTCTACGAGCCGCCGGCGGCCGCGGACGTCGAGAGCCTGATCCCGCCCGCCACCGAGGAGGAGCTCGCGGCGGACCTCCTCTTCACCCAGGCCTTCGTCGACCAGGTCCGGCTGGCCGGCAACATCCGAGCCGTGCTTCCCGAGCGGTCCTCGGCCCTGCTGTCCGACATCCTCGAGATGTACCCCATCGAGCAGGGGGCCGCCGAGATCGTCGGCTACCTCGCCCTGGCCGACGACGACCTGAAGATCGAGATGGACGACACCGAGGAGACCCTCCTCGACTACCCGGACCCGGCCGACCCCGACCGGCTCAAGCGGGCCCGGCTGCCGAAGGTGACGGTGAGACGAACATGA